From the genome of Rhizobium binae, one region includes:
- a CDS encoding winged helix-turn-helix transcriptional regulator, with amino-acid sequence MSGAVLSLKNRMPGGRREIDLAALDFSNCPIRDMMQQIGGKWSTLLLEVLAAEPRRFGELRRMLPDISQRMLTQTLRDLQRDGYIDREVFPTKPPSVEYSMTELGRSLYQPLSQLLNWAEANHDAVRAARSRFDAADS; translated from the coding sequence ATGAGCGGCGCAGTCCTCAGTCTGAAAAACAGGATGCCGGGCGGGCGGCGTGAGATCGACCTCGCCGCCCTCGATTTTTCCAATTGCCCGATCCGGGATATGATGCAGCAGATCGGCGGCAAATGGTCGACGCTGCTGCTCGAAGTTCTGGCCGCAGAGCCGCGCCGCTTCGGCGAACTCAGGCGGATGCTTCCCGATATCTCGCAGCGCATGCTGACGCAGACGCTGCGTGATCTGCAGAGGGACGGTTATATCGACCGCGAGGTCTTCCCGACCAAACCGCCGAGCGTCGAATATTCGATGACGGAACTCGGCCGCTCGCTCTACCAGCCGCTGTCGCAGCTGTTGAACTGGGCCGAGGCGAACCACGATGCAGTGCGCGCGGCCCGCTCGCGTTTCGATGCCGCCGATAGCTAG
- a CDS encoding TetR/AcrR family transcriptional regulator, whose translation MNATTLHEKTRSRGRPREFDAEAALDAALRVFSERGYHAASISELTEAMGLAAGSVYKAFGDKRGIFLAAFDRYRAVRRGLLDTELASVETGRDKLNTLITFFAGSSHGEIGRQGCLVVGSAGDLALFDEEAAERVATAFMTDEALLADLIRLGQSDGSISRDLDASATSLALLCLTKGMRVIGKTGRSGEEMAAAAEAAMKLVT comes from the coding sequence ATGAACGCAACGACCCTTCACGAGAAGACCCGAAGCCGCGGCCGCCCGCGGGAATTCGACGCGGAGGCTGCACTCGATGCAGCCCTGCGCGTATTTTCCGAGCGCGGCTACCATGCCGCCTCGATCAGCGAGCTTACCGAAGCCATGGGGCTTGCCGCCGGCAGCGTCTATAAGGCGTTTGGCGATAAGCGGGGCATCTTCCTCGCCGCCTTCGACCGCTATCGCGCCGTGCGCCGCGGCCTGCTCGACACCGAACTCGCAAGCGTCGAGACCGGCCGCGACAAGCTAAATACGCTGATCACCTTCTTTGCGGGCTCGTCCCATGGCGAAATCGGCAGGCAAGGGTGTCTCGTCGTCGGCAGCGCCGGCGACCTCGCTCTCTTCGACGAGGAGGCGGCCGAACGCGTCGCCACCGCCTTCATGACCGACGAGGCGCTTTTGGCCGATCTGATCCGTCTCGGCCAGTCCGACGGCTCGATTTCTCGGGATCTCGATGCTTCCGCCACATCGCTGGCGCTTCTTTGCCTCACCAAGGGTATGCGCGTCATCGGCAAGACGGGCCGCAGCGGCGAAGAGATGGCCGCCGCCGCCGAAGCCGCGATGAAACTGGTGACGTGA
- a CDS encoding Lrp/AsnC family transcriptional regulator — MLDDRDRRILDMLQKDAGISVTDLAERVALSVSACSRRIQRLEESGHIARRIVVLDRERMGVPTTVFALVKTAHHSDEWTESFRRIISAIPEIVEAHRLTGNHDYILKIVLPRVEHYDVIYKQIVRKLELFDVSASISMEELKHGMAIPVGYAR; from the coding sequence ATGCTGGATGATCGCGACAGACGTATTCTCGATATGCTGCAGAAGGATGCGGGCATCTCCGTGACTGACCTTGCCGAGCGCGTAGCGCTTTCGGTGTCGGCCTGCTCGCGGCGCATCCAGCGGCTGGAGGAAAGCGGCCATATCGCCCGGCGCATCGTCGTGCTCGACCGCGAAAGGATGGGCGTTCCGACGACGGTCTTCGCGCTGGTGAAGACCGCGCATCATTCCGATGAATGGACGGAGAGCTTCCGCCGGATCATCAGCGCCATTCCCGAGATCGTCGAGGCCCACCGGTTGACCGGCAATCACGATTACATCCTGAAGATTGTCCTGCCGCGCGTCGAGCATTACGACGTGATCTATAAGCAGATCGTGCGCAAGCTGGAACTCTTCGACGTCTCGGCGTCGATCTCCATGGAAGAATTGAAACATGGAATGGCGATACCCGTGGGTTACGCCCGGTGA
- a CDS encoding MerR family transcriptional regulator, translated as MPDGSKRLFAAAGFASEARSKYRFLPSAALPPDLPEGPVPIADMANAFGVTHRTLHFYEEKGLISANRIGLMRVYGQDDVMRMAVITVCRETGMPIAVIQELMDELRKADSQESAEAMFREALQVRRRELTAEMSTLHRQLQQVGDLLDYDGSIETQPLNDNEDNSSLTPQEKRCLELMAEGYSTQRIARALDLKHDETRDIEAAIILKFRANNRFQAIAKAVLLGIVQA; from the coding sequence ATGCCAGACGGTTCCAAACGCCTGTTTGCTGCCGCCGGTTTCGCTTCGGAGGCCCGGTCGAAATACCGGTTCCTGCCTTCGGCTGCGCTGCCGCCGGATCTACCGGAAGGTCCGGTGCCCATTGCCGATATGGCCAACGCATTCGGCGTTACACACAGGACGCTGCATTTCTACGAAGAGAAGGGATTGATTTCGGCCAATCGCATCGGCCTGATGCGGGTCTACGGCCAGGACGACGTCATGCGCATGGCTGTCATCACCGTCTGCCGCGAGACGGGCATGCCGATCGCCGTGATCCAGGAATTGATGGACGAGCTTCGCAAGGCCGATTCGCAGGAAAGTGCCGAGGCAATGTTCCGCGAGGCCTTGCAGGTGCGCCGGCGCGAACTGACGGCGGAGATGTCGACGCTGCACCGCCAGCTCCAGCAGGTCGGCGACCTTCTCGATTACGACGGCAGCATCGAGACGCAGCCGCTCAACGACAATGAGGATAACTCCAGTCTGACCCCGCAAGAAAAGCGTTGCCTGGAGCTGATGGCGGAAGGCTATTCCACCCAGCGCATCGCCCGGGCGCTCGACCTGAAACACGACGAGACGAGGGATATAGAAGCCGCAATCATCCTGAAATTCCGCGCCAACAACCGCTTTCAAGCGATCGCCAAGGCTGTCCTGCTCGGCATTGTGCAAGCCTGA
- a CDS encoding aspartate/glutamate racemase family protein, which translates to METIGLIGGMSFESSAVYYRLVNEMVRARKGGLASAELILHSVNFEEIVALQKLGDWAGAARRLGDVAERLQAAGAGCILICTNTMHLIADEVAARVSVPLIHIIDETAKSLQAAGRKRPLLLATRYTMEHGFYAERMTSLGLDIVVPEAADRTTVHEIIFNELCAGRVHDRSREKLIDIIDRAVENGADSIILGCTEICLILDPDRLPLPGFDTTTIHARAAVEFALGEQDVEAEEAA; encoded by the coding sequence ATGGAAACGATCGGTCTGATCGGCGGCATGAGTTTCGAAAGTTCGGCGGTCTACTATCGCCTTGTCAACGAGATGGTGCGCGCCCGCAAAGGCGGCCTTGCCTCGGCCGAACTCATCCTGCATTCGGTCAATTTCGAGGAGATCGTCGCTCTTCAGAAGCTCGGAGACTGGGCGGGAGCCGCCCGCCGCCTCGGCGATGTGGCGGAGCGCCTGCAGGCGGCCGGCGCCGGCTGCATCCTGATCTGCACCAACACCATGCACCTGATTGCCGACGAAGTCGCGGCCAGAGTCTCCGTGCCACTGATCCATATCATCGACGAGACGGCGAAATCACTGCAGGCCGCCGGCCGCAAGCGGCCTCTGCTTCTCGCCACCCGCTACACGATGGAGCACGGCTTCTACGCCGAGCGGATGACGAGCCTCGGTCTCGACATCGTGGTGCCGGAAGCTGCCGACCGCACCACCGTGCACGAGATCATCTTCAACGAACTCTGCGCCGGCAGGGTGCATGACCGTTCGCGTGAAAAGCTGATCGATATCATCGACCGCGCCGTAGAAAACGGCGCTGACAGCATCATCCTCGGCTGCACCGAGATCTGCCTGATCCTCGATCCAGACCGCCTGCCGCTGCCGGGCTTCGACACCACCACGATCCATGCCCGAGCGGCCGTCGAATTCGCACTTGGCGAGCAGGACGTGGAGGCAGAAGAGGCTGCCTGA
- a CDS encoding pyridoxine 5'-phosphate synthase: MPAKLSVNLNAIAMLRNRRDLPWPSVEALGRIALAAGASGLTVHPRPDQRHIRFSDLPVIRNLIDDEFAGAEFNIEGYPTEEFLELCAGSAPEQVTLVPDDPAQATSDHGWDFRKHQAFLTDVVARLKKMGCRVSLFADGDGDAEAVKLAKATGADRIELYTGPYGGCYDAPERAAPILEALGKTADAALAIGLAVNAGHDLTVANLPALVKRIPALAEVSIGHGLTADALEYGMAETVRRFCRACGQAV; the protein is encoded by the coding sequence ATGCCCGCCAAGCTCTCCGTGAACCTCAACGCCATCGCCATGCTGCGCAACCGGCGCGACCTACCCTGGCCGAGCGTCGAAGCGCTCGGGCGAATCGCCCTTGCTGCCGGCGCCAGCGGCCTGACGGTGCATCCGCGCCCCGACCAGCGCCATATCCGCTTTTCCGACCTGCCGGTCATCCGCAACCTGATCGATGACGAATTTGCCGGAGCCGAGTTCAACATCGAAGGCTATCCCACGGAAGAATTCCTCGAACTCTGCGCCGGCTCCGCGCCCGAGCAGGTGACGCTGGTGCCTGACGATCCTGCGCAGGCAACCTCCGATCATGGTTGGGATTTTCGCAAGCACCAGGCGTTCCTGACCGATGTCGTCGCGCGGCTGAAGAAGATGGGATGCCGGGTCTCGCTGTTTGCCGACGGCGACGGGGATGCGGAAGCGGTAAAGCTGGCGAAAGCGACGGGCGCCGACCGGATCGAACTCTATACCGGCCCCTATGGCGGCTGCTACGACGCGCCGGAACGAGCAGCGCCGATCCTCGAAGCGCTCGGCAAGACGGCGGATGCCGCGCTCGCCATCGGACTTGCCGTCAATGCCGGGCACGATCTGACGGTCGCGAACCTGCCGGCATTGGTTAAGCGCATTCCAGCGCTTGCCGAAGTCTCGATCGGCCATGGGCTGACTGCCGATGCGCTGGAATATGGCATGGCCGAGACGGTGCGCCGGTTCTGCCGGGCTTGCGGGCAGGCGGTTTGA
- a CDS encoding NAD(P)/FAD-dependent oxidoreductase, which produces MSDHHVVVVGGGFGGLQLVNGLKDAGVRITLVDRRNHHLFQPLLYQVATTILSTSEIAWPIRRLYADRPDVTVLLGEVTGVDSSTKTVSLRNGMTLGYDTLVLATGATHAYFGHDEWEPVAPGLKTLEDATTIRRRVLLAFEKAEMEADPAVRDALLTFTIVGAGPTGVELAGIIAELAHITLPREFRNIDTRKTRVVLVEAGPRVLPAFAEELSAYAQRALEKLGVEVHLGKPVTECSADGVRIGETFVASRTIVWAAGVTASPAAQWLDVPADRAGRAVVEKDLSAPGLPDVFVIGDTASVMREGGKPVPGIAPAAKQQGGYVAKVIRARLSGKPAPAPFKYWHQGSLATIGQSAAIIDFGRIKLKGWIAWWIWGIAHIYFLIGTRSRFSVAWSWLWIYLSGQHSARLITQKETMREEG; this is translated from the coding sequence ATGAGCGATCATCACGTCGTCGTCGTCGGCGGCGGTTTCGGCGGCTTGCAACTCGTCAACGGGTTGAAGGATGCAGGCGTGAGGATCACGCTCGTCGACCGGCGCAACCACCATCTCTTCCAGCCGCTGCTCTATCAGGTGGCGACGACCATCCTCTCCACTTCCGAGATCGCCTGGCCGATCCGCCGCCTCTATGCCGACCGGCCCGACGTAACGGTGCTGCTCGGCGAGGTTACCGGCGTCGACAGTAGCACCAAGACGGTATCCCTCCGCAACGGCATGACTCTGGGTTACGACACACTCGTGCTGGCGACCGGGGCGACGCATGCCTATTTTGGCCATGACGAATGGGAGCCGGTGGCGCCCGGCCTGAAAACGCTGGAGGATGCGACGACGATCCGCCGGCGTGTGCTGCTCGCCTTCGAGAAGGCGGAGATGGAGGCCGATCCAGCCGTGCGCGACGCGCTGCTGACCTTCACCATAGTCGGCGCCGGGCCGACCGGTGTCGAGCTCGCCGGCATCATCGCAGAGCTTGCGCACATAACCCTGCCCAGGGAATTCCGCAATATCGACACGCGCAAGACCCGCGTCGTGCTTGTTGAGGCCGGTCCGCGGGTGCTACCGGCCTTCGCGGAGGAGCTTTCGGCCTATGCGCAAAGGGCGCTGGAGAAACTCGGCGTCGAGGTGCATCTCGGCAAGCCGGTCACCGAGTGCAGTGCCGATGGCGTCCGGATCGGCGAGACCTTCGTCGCCAGCCGCACCATCGTCTGGGCGGCCGGCGTCACCGCTTCGCCGGCAGCGCAGTGGCTCGACGTGCCGGCCGACCGGGCAGGACGCGCTGTCGTCGAAAAGGATTTAAGCGCCCCGGGCTTGCCCGACGTCTTCGTCATCGGCGACACCGCTTCGGTCATGCGCGAGGGCGGCAAGCCGGTGCCGGGTATTGCTCCCGCAGCCAAGCAGCAGGGCGGCTACGTCGCCAAGGTCATCCGCGCCCGCCTGTCCGGCAAGCCGGCGCCTGCGCCCTTCAAATATTGGCACCAGGGGAGCCTGGCGACGATCGGCCAGAGTGCCGCGATCATCGATTTCGGCCGGATCAAGCTGAAAGGCTGGATCGCTTGGTGGATCTGGGGCATCGCCCACATCTACTTCCTGATCGGCACCCGCTCGCGCTTCTCCGTCGCCTGGAGCTGGTTGTGGATTTACCTGAGCGGCCAGCACAGCGCGCGGCTGATCACGCAGAAGGAGACGATGCGGGAGGAGGGGTAG
- a CDS encoding bifunctional helix-turn-helix transcriptional regulator/GNAT family N-acetyltransferase, producing MSDTALIETARDFNRFYTNFLGLLNKAYLDSPYTLTDARILFEIGSHDGISATALVRDLHLDPAYLSRILKRFRAEGLIETSPDPADLRSQIITVTNRGRGEFEELGRRANAQIAARFDALATGEPQAVVSAMDTIRALLDPAAKPSPAVIRPHRAGDIGWIVQSQGRFYAEEYGWDLRFEALVAEVAGKFLANFDPATEYCWIAERGGVNVGSVLVTNGGDGIAKLRLLYVDKSARGLGLGKLLVDECIRFCRQNGYRELSLWTNDMLETARAIYIKAGFRLVSEERHHMFGPEANGQTWVLDL from the coding sequence ATGTCCGATACCGCCCTCATCGAAACCGCCCGCGATTTCAACCGCTTCTACACGAATTTCCTCGGCCTGCTGAACAAGGCCTATCTCGACTCGCCCTATACGCTGACGGATGCCCGCATCCTCTTCGAGATCGGCTCGCATGACGGCATCAGCGCTACCGCACTCGTCCGTGACCTGCATCTCGATCCGGCCTACCTCAGCCGCATCCTCAAGCGCTTCCGCGCCGAAGGGCTGATCGAAACCAGTCCCGATCCGGCGGATCTGCGCAGCCAGATCATCACTGTCACCAATCGGGGACGCGGAGAATTCGAGGAACTCGGCCGGCGTGCCAACGCGCAGATCGCCGCCCGTTTCGACGCTCTCGCCACCGGCGAACCGCAGGCGGTCGTCTCGGCCATGGACACGATCCGCGCGCTGCTCGACCCGGCGGCGAAGCCCTCGCCCGCCGTCATCCGCCCCCACCGCGCCGGCGACATCGGCTGGATCGTTCAAAGCCAAGGCCGCTTCTATGCGGAGGAATATGGCTGGGACCTGCGCTTCGAGGCGCTGGTCGCCGAAGTCGCCGGCAAATTCCTCGCCAATTTCGATCCCGCCACGGAATATTGCTGGATTGCCGAACGCGGCGGCGTCAATGTCGGCTCGGTCCTCGTCACCAATGGCGGCGATGGCATCGCCAAGTTGCGGCTGCTCTATGTCGACAAATCAGCCCGCGGCCTCGGCCTCGGCAAACTGCTGGTCGACGAATGCATCCGCTTCTGCCGGCAGAACGGCTACCGCGAGCTTTCGCTCTGGACCAACGACATGCTGGAGACCGCCCGCGCCATCTATATCAAGGCCGGCTTCCGCCTTGTCTCCGAGGAGAGACATCACATGTTCGGGCCGGAGGCCAACGGCCAGACTTGGGTGCTTGATCTCTGA
- a CDS encoding ATP-dependent DNA helicase, giving the protein MQFAPQQDEALKAVSKWLNEGRSPLFRLFGYAGTGKTTLARHFAENVDGDVLFAAFTGKAAQVLRSRGASNARTIHSLIYRPRGEEAVEDEETGKTSIAPMFSINRQSPVAKAALIIVDECSMVDEALGKDLMSFGTPILVLGDPGQLPPVSGGGYFTNQEPDYLLTDIHRQARDNPIIKLAMQVREGNEIMYGDYGTAKVIPKNEVTQQLVLDADQVLVGTNRTRRRYNQRLRELKGFNADYPQTGDKLVCLRNDPAKGLLNGSLWQVMTSSKETTKPGINLLVRPEDDDMDRGAAKIKLLKQAFEDVEGEIPWNTRKRYDEFDYGYALTVHKAQGSQWNDVVLFDESWAFRDTRERWLYTAITRAAETLTIVR; this is encoded by the coding sequence ATGCAATTTGCGCCGCAACAAGACGAAGCCCTCAAGGCTGTTTCGAAATGGCTGAATGAAGGGCGCTCGCCGCTCTTTCGCCTGTTCGGCTATGCCGGGACGGGAAAGACGACGCTTGCCCGGCATTTCGCCGAGAATGTCGACGGTGACGTGCTGTTTGCCGCCTTCACCGGCAAAGCCGCGCAGGTGCTCCGCTCGCGCGGCGCCTCCAATGCCAGAACCATCCATTCGCTGATCTATCGCCCGCGCGGCGAGGAGGCAGTGGAGGACGAGGAGACCGGCAAGACATCGATCGCGCCGATGTTTTCGATTAACCGACAGAGCCCGGTCGCCAAAGCGGCGCTGATCATCGTCGACGAATGCTCGATGGTGGACGAGGCGCTCGGCAAGGACCTGATGAGCTTCGGCACGCCGATCCTGGTGCTCGGCGATCCCGGCCAGCTGCCGCCGGTTTCGGGCGGCGGCTATTTCACCAATCAGGAGCCGGATTACCTGCTGACTGATATCCACCGGCAGGCGCGCGACAATCCGATCATCAAGCTCGCCATGCAGGTGCGCGAGGGCAATGAGATCATGTATGGCGACTACGGCACCGCCAAGGTGATCCCGAAGAACGAGGTAACGCAGCAGCTGGTGCTCGATGCCGACCAGGTGCTCGTTGGCACCAACAGGACGCGGCGGCGCTACAATCAGCGCCTGCGCGAGCTGAAAGGTTTTAACGCCGATTATCCGCAGACCGGCGACAAGCTCGTCTGCCTGAGGAACGACCCCGCCAAGGGTTTGCTGAACGGCTCGCTATGGCAGGTGATGACCTCGTCGAAGGAAACGACGAAGCCCGGGATCAATCTGCTCGTCCGCCCCGAGGACGACGACATGGACCGGGGGGCGGCCAAGATCAAGCTTCTGAAACAGGCTTTCGAGGATGTCGAAGGCGAGATTCCCTGGAATACCCGCAAGCGCTACGACGAGTTCGATTATGGCTATGCGCTGACCGTCCACAAGGCGCAGGGCTCGCAATGGAACGACGTCGTGCTCTTCGATGAGAGCTGGGCCTTTCGCGATACGCGCGAACGCTGGCTTTATACCGCGATCACGCGCGCGGCGGAGACGCTGACGATCGTACGCTGA
- a CDS encoding MFS transporter, whose protein sequence is MSISATTPNNAIPRALSPWLTFLFAAACGLVAANLYYGQPLAGPISADLGFTPAATGLIVTLTQIGYGLGLLLIVPLGDLTENRRLVLLLIAVSAVALIGAALSSTPAMFLTASLSIGLASVAVQVLVPFAANMAPDATRGQVVGNVMSGLLCGIMLARPFASFLAEASSWHMVYFVTAALMIVLAIVLRANLPVRVPKTKLGYGELLASMAHLALNSRVLQRRALYQAGMFGAFSLFWTTTPLLLASPAFGLTQNGIALFALAGAAGAIASPIAGRLADRGMTKSASAIAMLLGMASFLISHFAADGSLSALILLTVAAIMLDFGVTTNLVCGQRAIYGLNPEHRSRLNGLFMATFFTGGAIGSALGGWAYATGGWSMTAWIGFAFPAFAFLLFLTEGRGR, encoded by the coding sequence ATGAGCATTTCAGCCACTACGCCGAATAATGCCATTCCACGAGCGCTATCCCCCTGGCTCACCTTTCTTTTCGCCGCCGCCTGCGGGCTGGTGGCGGCCAATCTCTATTATGGCCAGCCGCTCGCCGGCCCGATCAGCGCCGATCTCGGCTTCACGCCGGCTGCAACAGGGTTGATCGTGACGCTGACGCAGATCGGCTACGGCCTCGGCCTGCTGCTGATCGTGCCGCTCGGCGACCTCACAGAAAACCGCCGGCTGGTGCTGCTGCTGATTGCCGTCTCGGCGGTCGCCCTGATCGGCGCCGCGCTGTCTTCGACGCCCGCCATGTTCCTCACCGCATCGCTGTCGATCGGCCTTGCCTCGGTCGCCGTCCAGGTGCTCGTGCCCTTCGCCGCCAACATGGCGCCGGATGCGACGCGCGGCCAAGTCGTCGGCAACGTCATGAGCGGCCTGCTCTGCGGCATCATGCTCGCCCGCCCCTTCGCGAGCTTTCTCGCCGAGGCGTCCTCCTGGCACATGGTCTATTTCGTCACCGCGGCACTGATGATCGTGCTCGCCATCGTCCTGCGCGCCAACCTGCCGGTCCGCGTGCCAAAGACGAAACTAGGCTATGGCGAACTGCTTGCCTCCATGGCGCATCTGGCGCTGAACTCGCGTGTGCTGCAGCGCCGCGCCCTCTATCAGGCCGGCATGTTCGGCGCCTTCAGCCTGTTCTGGACGACGACGCCGCTGCTGCTCGCAAGCCCGGCCTTCGGCCTGACGCAGAACGGCATTGCCCTCTTTGCGCTAGCGGGTGCCGCCGGCGCCATCGCCTCGCCCATTGCCGGCCGGCTTGCCGACCGCGGCATGACGAAAAGCGCCTCGGCGATCGCCATGCTGCTCGGTATGGCGTCCTTCCTGATCAGCCATTTCGCCGCCGACGGTTCGCTCTCCGCCCTGATCTTGCTGACGGTCGCGGCAATCATGCTCGATTTCGGGGTCACGACCAATCTCGTCTGCGGCCAGCGCGCCATCTACGGGCTGAACCCCGAACATCGCAGCCGGCTGAACGGCCTCTTCATGGCCACATTCTTTACCGGCGGCGCAATCGGCTCGGCACTCGGCGGCTGGGCCTACGCCACCGGCGGCTGGTCGATGACCGCCTGGATCGGCTTCGCCTTCCCGGCATTCGCCTTCCTGCTGTTCCTGACGGAAGGGCGCGGCAGGTAA
- a CDS encoding BA14K family protein — protein MRKLAIVTLGLIMGAPGVTPAQAFPAINPPRIEAQQQIEQVQWRGHGGHWGGGYHGGGYHGHHHNGSGWGWALGGLAVGTIIGGALAQPYYGSPYGYYGSPYGYYRRPYGYYGGYYGRPYRAYASSAYYGGGGGHESWCYARYRSYRAYDNTFQPYHGPRRQCVGPY, from the coding sequence ATGAGAAAGCTGGCAATCGTCACGTTAGGCTTGATCATGGGTGCCCCCGGTGTCACGCCGGCTCAGGCGTTTCCGGCTATCAACCCACCCAGGATCGAAGCACAGCAGCAGATAGAACAAGTGCAATGGCGTGGCCATGGCGGTCATTGGGGTGGTGGTTATCACGGAGGCGGGTATCACGGCCATCATCACAATGGATCAGGCTGGGGCTGGGCCCTGGGCGGTCTAGCCGTCGGCACCATCATCGGTGGCGCACTGGCGCAGCCCTATTACGGCTCGCCTTACGGCTATTATGGCTCGCCCTACGGCTACTACCGCCGGCCTTACGGTTATTACGGCGGCTACTATGGCAGGCCGTATCGGGCCTATGCGTCGTCCGCCTATTATGGAGGGGGCGGCGGCCACGAGAGCTGGTGCTATGCCCGTTATCGTTCGTACAGGGCGTACGACAACACCTTCCAGCCCTATCATGGGCCACGCCGTCAGTGCGTCGGTCCCTATTGA
- a CDS encoding SDR family oxidoreductase, translating into MSETILVTGAAGQLGQRVIHHLIETYKIAPGTIVAATRSPEKLAMLASKGVLTRKADFDDPAGLEQAFAGIDRLLIISTDALDTPGKRLAQHKVAVSAAAKAGVKHIAYTSMPAPDNSLVTFAPDHLGTENAIKASGIAYTIIRDAWYHDNYLHGMPHSLQGGKWYSATGAGKVATISRDDCALAIAAALASGTSESTTYTLTGAVSLNNREIAATVSEASGKPLEVVDVTDEQLGQGMRGAGLPGFVADMLVSADANIRAGNFDIVTGDFTKLTGKQPQSLKDFFVTHKAALTAAGSAGGH; encoded by the coding sequence ATGAGCGAAACCATCCTGGTCACCGGCGCTGCCGGCCAGCTCGGCCAGCGTGTCATCCATCATCTCATCGAGACCTACAAGATCGCCCCCGGCACGATCGTCGCGGCAACGCGCAGCCCGGAAAAACTCGCCATGCTTGCGAGCAAGGGCGTTCTCACCCGCAAGGCCGATTTCGATGACCCGGCCGGCCTGGAGCAGGCCTTCGCCGGCATCGACCGGCTGCTGATCATCAGCACCGATGCCCTCGATACTCCCGGCAAGCGTCTCGCCCAGCATAAGGTCGCCGTCTCTGCCGCCGCCAAGGCGGGCGTCAAGCACATCGCCTATACCTCGATGCCGGCGCCCGACAATTCGCTCGTCACCTTCGCGCCCGATCATCTCGGCACGGAAAACGCCATCAAGGCAAGCGGCATCGCCTACACGATCATCCGCGACGCCTGGTATCACGACAATTATCTGCATGGCATGCCGCACAGCCTGCAGGGCGGCAAATGGTACAGCGCCACCGGCGCCGGCAAGGTCGCGACCATTTCCCGCGACGACTGCGCGCTGGCGATCGCCGCAGCCCTTGCCTCCGGCACCTCCGAAAGCACCACCTACACGCTGACCGGCGCGGTGTCTCTGAACAACCGCGAGATCGCGGCAACCGTCTCCGAAGCATCAGGAAAGCCGCTGGAAGTCGTCGACGTCACCGACGAACAGCTGGGCCAGGGCATGCGCGGCGCCGGCCTCCCCGGCTTTGTCGCCGACATGCTGGTCTCCGCCGACGCCAATATCCGCGCCGGCAATTTCGACATCGTCACCGGCGATTTCACCAAGCTGACCGGCAAACAGCCGCAATCGCTGAAGGATTTCTTTGTGACGCACAAGGCAGCGCTGACGGCGGCTGGCAGCGCCGGAGGCCATTGA